GTACAAGTCTTGCTTCACAGACATGAAGATCTCTTGCTTTGCTCGGCGTGCAAACCGTTTATGCGATCAAGGCCTGCGTTTACAAGCCGTCCCGCCAAAACGTTCGGCATGGCCGTTATTGGCGCATGCTCACGGTAATTTCACCGGCGGCACGCGTTGCTTGTTTCAGTGCGCCAGCTTCAAGGATAGAGCAGCGTCGAAAGCCGGTAACTACTGGACAACGGCGGCTTCAATCTGCGGAGGCAACTTAAGCTCCAGGGCGCTGGTCGCCCACGGCTCGTCACGGAATGACAGGGTGCGCAGGCGCAATGTGGCGCGCTGCTTGGGCGGCACGCTCATGGCCAACCGTCCGGGGATGATCCCTGCTTCGGAAATCTGCTTGTATTCCGTGATATCAATGCGCCAGGGCTGTTTTCCACGACCAGCGAGACTGGACAGACTGCCGTCGGGGAGCAGCCGCACCTCGGCGATGGCGGAGCCGGAGGGCAAGGTATAGACGTACGCTTGTCCGTCCAGGCGCGCCGAGGTGTACTCGGCGGGCATGAGCCGACTGGCTGAACCGAGCAACAGCATGGACAGGTCGCGCAGATTGAAAGGCAAATCCAGCCCCAGGGCGGGCATGGCCGCTCGGCTGTCAGGGTGAATGAACGCCTTGTTCTCGGAGGGGTAGAAGACCATAAGGCCGTCTCCGTCCTCGCGCATATGGGCCAAAGTCGTGCCGATTCCAGCGCGGATGTTCAGGCGCAAGGGATAAGCACGGTTGCCCCAGATATCAAGTATGGTGCGGTTGGTCCGGCCCTCGGCGCTGTAGTAGAGCGAGGCGCTGAGGCTGAAGGCGTTGGGCATGGCGGCCGAAGCCTGCTGTGTTTCCTGGAAGCGAGCCCATGCCTCAGCTGGGGCGGCGTCGGGGTGGAGCATCGGCTGCCGCGCCGCGCAACCCGCGATAAAAGCCAGCAGCAAGCCTAGAATCAGGGCCGGGGCGTAGCAATGGTTCTTGCGATACGTGACGGCCGGAATCATAGGCCCTCAAGTTTTTTTTGGACGCGTTCGGTATGCTTTGAGCCGAGCTTGAGAGCATTGGAGTAACCCTTGCGGGCCTCCTTGCGCTTATTGAGGGCACGGGCGATATCGCCGAAGTGCTCCCATATGGCCGAATCGTTCTTTTCCATGCTCACGGCTTTTCGGATCTCCAGCATGGATTTGTCATATTCACCAAGCTTGAACAAGACCCAAGCCAGGGAATCAAGAATATACCCGTTGTCCGGGTCCAGTTCCATGGCCTTGCGGATGAGCGTCAGGGCGCGCTGCAGGTCCCGTCCCTGCTCGGCCAGCACGTAGCCGATGAAGTTGAGGGCGTCAGCCTTGTCGGGGGCGATCGTGATGACTCGCTCCATGGACAATAGGGCTTCACTGCTGCGGCCTTGCTCTTCTTGGATCAGGCCCAAGCGGTACAGGATGTCCGCATTGTCGGGCCAGCGGGTCAAGGCTTGCACAAGGACCTGCTCCGCCTCGGCGTTGCGGTTCGAAGTCGCGAGGGCCCAAGCCTGGACTTCGGCGAACTCTGCCTCGGCGGGGTACAACTCGCGAGCTTCTTGCAAAACCACCAAGGCCTGCTCGGAGCGCTTCTGGGAAATGAGAATCTGGGCCCGAAAGGACAGTGAACGCTGGTGATGCGGCGAATCCTGCGGGATTTGCGTCAGTTGGTACAGGGCCGCCTCGCTGTTCTTGCGGCCTTCATACTCGAGCAGAGCAAGGTAGAAGCGCACGTCGGCGTCCATTGGCTCCTGTTGCGCAAGAGGCGTCAGGACCTCGGTGGCTTCGTCATAGAATTTCTGGCCCAGGAACAGGTGCGCAGTTTCGAGCAGAAAGGCTTTGCTCTGGGGGCCGCTCTGAGCAAGGCTCAACGCCTTTTCCGGATTGTTCAGCTTGAGGTTCAGGTCGATGAGCTTAATCCAGACCTCGGTGCTGGCCTCGCCCAGTTCCAGGAGTCGCACGTAGACGCGCTCGGCCTCGGCGAAGTCGTTCTCCAGTTCCAGGATGTACGCCAGTTCCACCACGGCCGGCAGGTAAGTCGGGTCCTTTTCGAGCGCCTTGCGCAGGGTGGCTATGGCCTTGCGGTTCTGCGCAAGGCCGACTTCGGCCTTGGCCCGCAGGTACAAGACCTCGGGAGAGTGCCGTTCAGCCGGCAGCTTGGCCAGAATGTCGCGGGCCTGGGCGAAACGTTCGCGCTCCAGGGCCAGGCGTGCTTGGCGCGACAAGGCCTCGGCATCAGAAGGGTGTGCCGCAAGGTAGGTTTCCAGGGTTGTGGCGGCTCCGTCATAGCGTTGCTGGAGCCGGTAAATATCGGCCAGACGCAGGGTCAGCCATTTGTCGCCAGGGTAGCGTACAAGTCCGTCCTGAAGCAGGACAGCGGCCTCCTCGGTCTTGCCCAAGCGCCATTTGAGATCGGCGAGCTCCAGGTAGACTTCCTGGCGCTTGTCCAACTCCAGCACCTTGGACAACGCTCCGTCAGCCTGCTGCGCCTTCCCCGCACGCGCGGCATCGAGGTAGACCAGATAGTTGTAGCTCGCCTCGGCGGATGGAGAGAGCCGCCACTCCGTCTGCCCCGCATTCGTGGGCAACATGGAGGCGCAAGAAATGATTGCGGGCGCGGCCAGCATGAGCATGGCGAGCCGCAAGCCCTTATGGCCGGCTAGGCGCTTGATTCTTCTCATAATATTGTCCGGCCAGCAGGCCTGGCGGAAAATCAGTCGCAAGGATGGGTTTCGCAATATTCGCGCATGAGCGCATACATCCGGCGGCCCACGATCAAGCCGCGCTCCATGAGGTCCGGGCCGTATGTCCGGCCGGTCGCCGTGCGCAGTCCAGCGGCCCTGGCCGCCGCGCGCTCCATGGCCGTGGGGAAGCGTTCGATGGTGGCGCTGATGGGCCAGTCCTGATAATCGCAGATCTCCCACAGCGTCGTCACGAAGTGGTCCGGTCCCCAACGGAACACGTCGGCATCGTGCAGCGCGTCGGAAACGGTCTGGCGTATCTGGTCGCCCGCGGGTTCCACGGGGCCGGTATTCTCGTGGTTGGCAATGGCGTATGCCACGATATCGCGGTCTTCATCGCTCAGCGGGTAGCTGGCCAGAATGCGGCGCGAGGTCTCGGCGCTGTGGCGCGCATGGTCCAGGTCCAGACGGCAGACATCGTGCAGCAGGCCGGCCACCTGGGCCAGCAGAACCATGCGGCGCACACCCTCCCTGTCCTGCTCTTTGGACTCGGCCAGCACAATGGCTCCCGCGTCAATGGCCACGTTCTTCGAGTGCTCGATGCCATGGCCGTAATCGTCGTACAGGAAAGGGATGACATCCTCGCGCAGGCGAAAGATGATAGGATTGTCGAAGAAATGCTCGTGGGAGATGTCGTAGTCGGCTGCGCAGGCGATGTAGAACTTGGGTGCGCCAAGTGATGACGCGATCTTCCTCGCCTCCCGCTTGAACCCGGAGAGGACATTACTCATTTTCTCGAATCCAATCCTTGGAAAAGTCTTCAATCTTGTCGGTGAGATGCTCCCGAATCTTCTGCAGAAGCCGAGCCTCAATCTGTCGCACACGCTCGCGGGTAATCCCATACTGGTCACCGATTTCGCGTAAGGTCACGGGGGAGTCCGATAGCAGGCGTTTCTGAAGTATATCCTGTTCCTTGTCGCTCAACATGGGAACGATGCTGGCCAGATGCTCCCGGAGCAGGGCCGAGATTTCCGAGTTGGCCAAGGTTTCCTCTATGCCTGGCCCGAGCGCCGGCAGAAAGTCCATGCGAGTGGCGGTGGTGTCGTCGCCGATGGTTATGTCCAGGGACATGTCGCTTCTGGACAGTCGCTGGTCCATCTCCTCGATATCTTCCACGGACACGCCGAGACTCTTGGACAGGGTGGACGAGGTCGGGTCAAAACCCTGGGACTGCAGGCGCTGGCGCTCCTTATTCAGGTTGTAGAAGAGCTTGCGCTGGGTCTGGGTCGTCCCGATCTTGACCATCCTCCAGTTGTCCATGATGAACTTGAGGATGTAGGCCTTTATCCAGAACGCCGCATAATAGGAGAATTTGATGCCCTTCTCCGGGTCGAACTTCTGGACCGCCCGCATGAGGCCTACATTGCCTTCCTGAACGAGGTCCAGGACGTTTTGCATCCATCGGCGCTGAAAGTCCATCGCTATCTTGACCACAAGTCGCAGGTGAGAAGTCACCAAACGGAAGGCCGCATCCTGATCGCCGGTGTCGCGCACGCGCCTGGCAAGTTCGACCTCTTCCTCGGGCTTGAGGATTGGGAAACGGCTTATCTCCTGCATGTACATGTGCAGGATATCGGCGGTTCCGCCACGACCGGCCTTGAGCACGGGCAGTCGGAAGGCTCCCGGTCCCAGTGAGGTCTCGCCGGGTTCCTTGACCTCGTCCTGGTCCATACCTTCGGGTGCGAGTTCCTCGACCAAATCATCGAGATCAGGTTCGGCCTCGAGCTCCATCTCGGGCGTATCCGTTTCGTCTTCCCCGGTCAGCTCGGTATCGGGCGAGTCCTCGTCGGTGTCTTCCGGCTTGAGGCGTTCGGCGCCGCTGCGATCACCGAGCTCACCGGCCGTCTTGGCTCGCCGGTTTTTGCGGCGTTCCTGGCTAGGGGCGTCGAGTGCGGGGCTTTTCTGGCGAGAAATCTTCATAGTATATATATTCGCCTTCGGGCTGGTTGGGTTTGCCGGCAAACGCGTGGATGAGGCAGCATAGAGGAGCAGGGTATATTTTCTGTTTGTCCTTTTCAACGCTTTTCAGTATCACGATTTGCTCTCCGGTAAGGCCAGCCGCGCTTCCCGTCCCCCCGAAATGACTGCAGGAGTTGGATCGTGCCCGATTTCAGAACAGCTTTGAATGATCAGGCTCTCCATCTGTTTGATGGGGCTTACGGCACTCTGCTCCAGAAGCGCGGGTTGCCGGCGGGCATGTCCCCTGAGCTTTTCGGTCTAGAGCGGCCGGACGTCCTGCGCGGCCTGCACGAGGAATATCTGGCCGCGGGCGCGCGCATCCTGACCACCAACACCTTCGGGGGCACGGCTCCCAAGCTGGGCAAGGGCGTGGACGTGCGCGCCTTTAACCGGGCGACTGTCGAGATAGCACGGCAGGCAGCCGGCGACAGAGCCTTCGTGGCCGGCAGCGTGGGCCCCACGGGCCTGTTCGTGGAGCCTTTGGGGCCGATTTCCTTCCACGACATGGTGGCGCTTTTCATCGAGCAGATTCGCGGTCTCGTGGAAGGCGGCGCGGACCTCATCAAGGCCGAGACGCATTTCGACTTGGCCGAGGCCAAGGCCGTGGTGGTGGCCGCGCGGGAGATCTGCGATCTGCCCGTGCTCGTGTCCATGACTTATGAAGGCAAGACCAGCCTCACGGGCACTCCGCCGAACACCTTCGTGGACACCATGCAGAATCTTGGTGTGGATGTTGTCGGCGTGAACTGCGGCACCGGGCCCGAGGAAATGGCCGCTCTCGTGGAGCTGATGAGGCGCAGGCTGGAGACGCGCTACCACGTGCAGCCCAATGCCGGACTGCCCAGGCTGGAGAACGGCCGCACCGTGTTTCCCCTGGGTCCCGAGGAGTTCGCGACCAAGACCGCCCGTTTCGCGGAGTTGGGGGCCAAATTCCTGGGCGGCTGCTGCGGCACGAGCCCGGAACACATAGCGGCCCTGGCCGCCGCCCTGCAGGGCAAAACCTGGACCAGACTCGCGCCGCCCGAGAATCCCTGTCTCGTGCTGACCACCCGCGGCGGCTCCGTGGCCGTGGACCATGCGCTGCCCCTCGTGCTTATCGGCGAGCGCATCAATCCCACGGGCAAGAAGAAGCTGGCCGAGGAGTTGCAGTCCGGCGTGTTCGGCGAGGCCCTGTCCATGGCAGCCGAGCAGCTCGCTACCGGAGCCGGGATCTTGGACGTGAACGTGGGAGCGCCCATGGTCAAGGAGGCCGAGGTGCTGCCCGCTCTGGTCAAGGCGCTGTCCGAGCGCTTCGACGCGCCACTGGCCATCGACACCACGGATATTCAGGCCATGGCCGCGAGCTTGTGGGCCTGCGCCGGTTCGCCCCTGGTCAACTCCATCAGTGGCGAGCCCGGCCGGCTGGAAGAGCTCGGGCCGCTGTGCAAGAAACTCGGCACACCGTTCATACTTCTGCCCCTGGCGGGCAAGAAGCTGCCCGTCACTGCGTCCGAACGACTTGCGGCCATCGAGTCCCTGCTGCGCAAGGCCGACGACCTGGGCATTCCGCGCCGGCTGATCATGGTCGATGCCCTGGCCCTGACTGTTTCCTCCAAGCCCGAAGCGGCCAAGTCCTGCTTCTCGGTCATCCGCCATTGCCGTGACGTCTGGCGGCTGCCCACGGTGCTGGGCCTGTCCAATATCTCCTTCGGCCTGCCCGCGCGCGAGCTGGTCAACTCCACGTTCCTGGCCATGTGCATGGCCGAG
This region of Desulfocurvibacter africanus subsp. africanus DSM 2603 genomic DNA includes:
- a CDS encoding tetratricopeptide repeat protein, whose protein sequence is MRRIKRLAGHKGLRLAMLMLAAPAIISCASMLPTNAGQTEWRLSPSAEASYNYLVYLDAARAGKAQQADGALSKVLELDKRQEVYLELADLKWRLGKTEEAAVLLQDGLVRYPGDKWLTLRLADIYRLQQRYDGAATTLETYLAAHPSDAEALSRQARLALERERFAQARDILAKLPAERHSPEVLYLRAKAEVGLAQNRKAIATLRKALEKDPTYLPAVVELAYILELENDFAEAERVYVRLLELGEASTEVWIKLIDLNLKLNNPEKALSLAQSGPQSKAFLLETAHLFLGQKFYDEATEVLTPLAQQEPMDADVRFYLALLEYEGRKNSEAALYQLTQIPQDSPHHQRSLSFRAQILISQKRSEQALVVLQEARELYPAEAEFAEVQAWALATSNRNAEAEQVLVQALTRWPDNADILYRLGLIQEEQGRSSEALLSMERVITIAPDKADALNFIGYVLAEQGRDLQRALTLIRKAMELDPDNGYILDSLAWVLFKLGEYDKSMLEIRKAVSMEKNDSAIWEHFGDIARALNKRKEARKGYSNALKLGSKHTERVQKKLEGL
- a CDS encoding homocysteine S-methyltransferase family protein produces the protein MPDFRTALNDQALHLFDGAYGTLLQKRGLPAGMSPELFGLERPDVLRGLHEEYLAAGARILTTNTFGGTAPKLGKGVDVRAFNRATVEIARQAAGDRAFVAGSVGPTGLFVEPLGPISFHDMVALFIEQIRGLVEGGADLIKAETHFDLAEAKAVVVAAREICDLPVLVSMTYEGKTSLTGTPPNTFVDTMQNLGVDVVGVNCGTGPEEMAALVELMRRRLETRYHVQPNAGLPRLENGRTVFPLGPEEFATKTARFAELGAKFLGGCCGTSPEHIAALAAALQGKTWTRLAPPENPCLVLTTRGGSVAVDHALPLVLIGERINPTGKKKLAEELQSGVFGEALSMAAEQLATGAGILDVNVGAPMVKEAEVLPALVKALSERFDAPLAIDTTDIQAMAASLWACAGSPLVNSISGEPGRLEELGPLCKKLGTPFILLPLAGKKLPVTASERLAAIESLLRKADDLGIPRRLIMVDALALTVSSKPEAAKSCFSVIRHCRDVWRLPTVLGLSNISFGLPARELVNSTFLAMCMAEGLTACIANPGSTRLREALAAAEVLLGRDPQAGRFIAGFSAWKPGEAGPSAGLRMSGPDAAAATPREAVIRGDKERLVPLLEAALERGDNPFDLVDKELIPGIMEVGEKYERREYFLPQLMLSAETVQLGFERLRPLLEQSGRDEARPRIVMATVEGDIHDIGKNIVCLLLRNHGFDVLDLGKDVPAAAIVDAARCHDARLIGLSALMTTTMVRMEEVVKLVRESGLQAKIIIGGAVVSQRYAEAIGADGYAKDAVAAVRLAKQLVSA
- a CDS encoding HD domain-containing protein; the protein is MSNVLSGFKREARKIASSLGAPKFYIACAADYDISHEHFFDNPIIFRLREDVIPFLYDDYGHGIEHSKNVAIDAGAIVLAESKEQDREGVRRMVLLAQVAGLLHDVCRLDLDHARHSAETSRRILASYPLSDEDRDIVAYAIANHENTGPVEPAGDQIRQTVSDALHDADVFRWGPDHFVTTLWEICDYQDWPISATIERFPTAMERAAARAAGLRTATGRTYGPDLMERGLIVGRRMYALMREYCETHPCD
- a CDS encoding sigma-70 family RNA polymerase sigma factor, which produces MKISRQKSPALDAPSQERRKNRRAKTAGELGDRSGAERLKPEDTDEDSPDTELTGEDETDTPEMELEAEPDLDDLVEELAPEGMDQDEVKEPGETSLGPGAFRLPVLKAGRGGTADILHMYMQEISRFPILKPEEEVELARRVRDTGDQDAAFRLVTSHLRLVVKIAMDFQRRWMQNVLDLVQEGNVGLMRAVQKFDPEKGIKFSYYAAFWIKAYILKFIMDNWRMVKIGTTQTQRKLFYNLNKERQRLQSQGFDPTSSTLSKSLGVSVEDIEEMDQRLSRSDMSLDITIGDDTTATRMDFLPALGPGIEETLANSEISALLREHLASIVPMLSDKEQDILQKRLLSDSPVTLREIGDQYGITRERVRQIEARLLQKIREHLTDKIEDFSKDWIRENE